One Clavibacter zhangzhiyongii genomic region harbors:
- a CDS encoding ThuA domain-containing protein codes for MDIVVWNENVHESRGDATVLSHYPDGIHAVVADGLRELLGDDASVSTATLQDPEHGLTEERLAATDVLYWWGHVAHGEVSDEVVERVIRHVHAGMGLVVLHSGHYSKVFTRLMGTTCSLKWRNDGERELVWTIAPQHPIAEGIPHPIVIDRQEMYGEQFDIPRPDEEVFLSTFAGGEVFRSGVAYHRGRGRVFYFSPGDQEYPVYHHPDIRRVLANAARWVAPTQGRADLTADQHPRDWFLAR; via the coding sequence ATGGACATCGTCGTCTGGAACGAGAACGTGCACGAGAGCAGGGGCGACGCGACCGTCCTGTCGCACTACCCGGACGGGATCCACGCCGTCGTCGCCGACGGCCTCCGCGAGCTGCTGGGCGACGACGCGTCCGTGAGCACCGCCACGCTGCAGGATCCGGAGCACGGCCTCACCGAGGAGCGCCTCGCCGCCACGGACGTCCTGTACTGGTGGGGCCACGTGGCCCACGGCGAGGTGTCCGACGAGGTCGTCGAGCGCGTGATCCGCCACGTCCACGCGGGCATGGGCCTCGTGGTCCTGCACTCCGGCCACTACTCGAAGGTGTTCACGCGCCTCATGGGCACGACGTGCTCGCTCAAGTGGCGGAACGACGGCGAGCGCGAGCTCGTCTGGACCATCGCGCCGCAGCACCCGATCGCCGAGGGCATCCCGCACCCGATCGTCATCGACCGGCAGGAGATGTACGGCGAGCAGTTCGACATCCCGCGCCCCGACGAGGAGGTGTTCCTCTCCACCTTCGCGGGCGGCGAGGTCTTCCGCTCGGGCGTCGCGTACCACCGCGGCCGCGGCCGCGTCTTCTACTTCTCGCCCGGGGATCAGGAGTACCCCGTGTACCACCACCCCGACATCCGCCGCGTGCTCGCGAACGCCGCGCGCTGGGTCGCGCCCACGCAGGGCCGCGCCGACCTCACGGCCGACCAGCACCCGCGCGACTGGTTCCTCGCCCGATGA